The Argiope bruennichi chromosome 9, qqArgBrue1.1, whole genome shotgun sequence genome contains a region encoding:
- the LOC129984513 gene encoding serine/threonine-protein phosphatase 6 regulatory ankyrin repeat subunit B-like, with the protein MSLLHYIIRGENNFAIILDLLIAGVNPNSPDARGKTPLHIAVSKNEASIEESKVTEQVVRELIYFGADVNRADNFGNTPLHLAVCFRNYKLMKILLKCNAGTDTQDRHGNTAMHYAINNNRLLHWTIYNQDRPGYRSQADLKAVKLLMNYHPDINLYNSECETPLMWAAKAQNLQIVQILLKNGASYTLRDVFGHDALYCSLDQREINEEIVTELIKYGSEPEYNNHPFESPIDVYLKRLHKASPSEQKKAEYLFKLFVFRKNNFKRAQSQEIANIGRKTKTNLCQYFWHCRFEIQKMKIDELVADCTVYDLASKGFYYGIPKEIPYSFEIFDKILEKLKRGEYTVYSDIIVSSISRHYMAVKASENGYWLDREGEKVEFLNFDTRYRICYYLTNFEMLNLMLAFSSTS; encoded by the coding sequence ATGAGCCTATTGCACTACATAATCAGaggagaaaataattttgcaataattcttGACCTACTCATAGCAGGGGTAAATCCAAATAGTCCAGATGCCAGAGGAAAAACACCTCTACACATCGCCGTTTCCAAAAATGAGGCCAGTATAGAAGAATCCAAAGTTACTGAGCAAGTTGTAcgggaattaatttattttggagcCGACGTGAATCGTGCGGACAACTTCGGAAATACTCCTCTGCATTTGGCCGTTTGTTTTAGGAATTACAAATTGatgaaaattcttctaaaatgcaATGCAGGTACAGATACGCAGGATCGACATGGAAACACTGCAATGCATTATGCCATTAACAACAACCGATTGTTACATTGGACAATTTATAACCAGGATCGTCCTGGATATCGATCACAGGCCGATTTGAAAGCAGTGAAATTACTTATGAACTATCACCCGGATATCAACTTATATAACAGTGAATGTGAAACTCCCCTGATGTGGGCCGCGAAAGCACAGAACCTtcaaattgttcaaatattactcaaaaacggTGCCTCCTATACTTTGAGAGATGTATTCGGTCATGATGCTTTGTATTGTTCTTTAGATCAAAGAGAAATAAATGAGGAAATTGTTACGGAACTCATTAAATATGGAAGTGAACCTGAATACAATAACCACCCTTTTGAAAGTCCCATAGATGTGTATCTTAAAAGACTTCACAAGGCATCACCTTCAGAACAAAAAAAGGCAGAATACTTGTTCAAACTTTTTGtatttcgtaaaaataattttaagcgtGCACAAAGTCAGGAGATAGCAAACATAGGCAGAAAAACGAAAACCAATCTGTGCCAATACTTTTGGCATTGccgctttgaaattcaaaaaatgaaaattgatgaaCTAGTAGCAGATTGTACTGTTTATGATTTGGCTTCGAAGGGATTTTATTACGGTATTCCTAAAGAAATaccttattcatttgaaatttttgataaaatacttgaaaaactGAAGAGAGGCGAATATACCGTATATAGTGACATAATCGTATCCAGTATTTCCAGACACTATATGGCTGTTAAAGCTTCAGAAAATGGCTACTGGTTGGACAGAGAAGgtgaaaaagtagaatttttaaattttgacacacGTTATCGCATTTGTTActatttgacaaattttgaaatgcttaattTGATGCTAGCGTTTTCATCAAcaagttag
- the LOC129984460 gene encoding serine/threonine-protein phosphatase 6 regulatory ankyrin repeat subunit B-like, with protein sequence MSLLHRLITRGNYSATIRDLLRAGMNPNTTDEMGKTPLHIAVCKNEDNIQESEASLQVVRELIYFGADVNRTDNIGNTPLHFAVCFRNYEMMEILLKCNAGIDIQDDLGNTAMHYAIDNCNLLQWTKSDYKCPGEGSHADLAAVKLLMNYFPDINLYNILSEIPLIWAVKEQNHQIVQILLKKGASYSLRDIHGNDALHYSLDQVEINEGIVTELLKYGSNHEYKNNRSETPVDVYLKRLHNASPTEQKKAEYLFKIFVFQKNYFKNTQCREIADISRKMKSLLRKFFWYCRFEIEKMKIDELVTDYTIFQLASRGFYYNTSEEKPQSFEIFDKTLEKLKRGDYTVYIDIIVSGICRDYMAIKTAETGYWLDRKGERVEFLNFDTRYRLCYYLTNFEMFNLMLAFSSRRWFLKTCRICNGLCTNV encoded by the coding sequence ATGAGCTTATTGCATCGCTTAATAACAAGAGGGAATTATTCTGCAACAATTCGTGACCTACTCAGAGCAGGAATGAATCCGAATACGACAGATGAAATGGGAAAAACACCTCTACACATCGCCGTTTGCAAAAATGAAGACAATATACAAGAATCTGAAGCCAGTTTGCAAGTTGTAcgggaattaatttattttggagcCGATGTGAATCGTACGGACAACATCGGAAACACTCCTCTGCATTTTGCCGTTTGTTTTAGGAATTACGAAATGATGGAAATTCTTCTAAAATGCAATGCAGGAATAGATATACAGGATGATCTTGGAAATACTGCAATGCATTATGCTATTGATAACTGTAATTTGTTACAGTGGACAAAGTCTGACTATAAATGTCCTGGAGAAGGATCACATGCCGATTTGGCAGCAGTGAAACTACTTATGAACTATTTTCCGGATATcaacttatataatattttatctgaaattcccCTGATATGGGCAGTGAAAGAACAGAACCAtcaaattgttcaaatattaCTCAAGAAAGGTGCATCCTATTCTTTGAGAGATATACATGGCAATGACGCTTTGCATTATTCTTTAGATCAAGTAGAAATAAATGAGGGCATTGTGACGGAACTCCTCAAATATGGAAGTAACCATGAATACAAAAATAACCGTTCAGAAACTCCAGTGGATGTGTATCTAAAAAGACTTCACAATGCATCACCAACAGAACAAAAAAAAGcagaatacttatttaaaatttttgtgtttcagaaaaattattttaagaatacacaATGCCGAGAAATAGCAGACATAAGCAGAAAAATGAAAAGCCTTCTGCGCAAATTCTTTTGGTACTGCcgctttgaaattgaaaaaatgaaaattgatgaaCTAGTAACAGATTATACTATTTTTCAATTGGCTTCGAGgggattttattataatacttctGAAGAGAAACCTCagtcatttgaaatatttgacaaaacacTTGAAAAATTGAAGAGAGGCGATTATACCGTATATATTGACATAATCGTATCTGGTATTTGCAGAGACTATATGGCTATTAAAACTGCAGAAACTGGTTACTGGTTGGACCGAAAAGGTGAACgggtagaatttttaaattttgacacgCGATATCGCCTTTGTTACTATTTGACGAATTTTGAGATGTTTAATTTGATGCTAGCGTTTTCATCAAGACGCTGGTTTCTTAAAACCTGCAGAATCTGCAACGGCTTGTGTACAAATGTTTAA
- the LOC129984367 gene encoding ankyrin-3-like, giving the protein MNNTPFFWYPPDHRDLPLHYLIETKNDARKVRRLLQNGANPNEKSCIGNTPLHLAVLNIEENGEIVETLIEAGADVNVKNCYKNTPLDFAVIYRKHRVIEILLLAGANVNEKDELGNTPLHYAIKNCVLFKNMNSKYVCTESNKFVDLWIIEKLLLHNAEVNAKNILQQTPLYLAVEVGNLHLVRILLNKGASTHVYDTRYGFTPLHLALDRRTINLAIVFELLSHGAKTNSRSIYSITPWQLAIQKYFSSPWWEYENAKILIKTFVLFTNEYRTFRMPSATPRTVSLVRFYHKCTFEADIMKSDVIALKYTVYDFVTKKHDEMNWNSGYPERKAYDYVFHNLKKGIYAVYVVEILNRIGRSYLTEEFIKTKVYAKGRRNQQKVCLKSIHLQQISLYLSLTDIFNFILAKSKCNWFNTSNGFLQRSILRVFHTFSPNLINTTFVLRIL; this is encoded by the coding sequence ATGAATAATACACCATTCTTTTGGTATCCTCCAGACCACAGAGATTTACCCTTGCATTATCTGATCGAAACCAAAAATGATGCCCGTAAAGTCCGTAGGCTATTGCAAAATGGTGCAAACCCGAACGAGAAAAGCTGCATAGGTAACACGCCTCTTCACCTAGCTGTTTTAAATATCGAAGAAAATGGAGAGATCGTCGAGACTTTGATCGAAGCTGGAGCCGATGTGAACGTGAAAAATTGTTACAAGAATACACCCTTAGATTTCGCTGTTATCTATAGAAAACATAGAGTAATTGAAATATTGCTGCTTGCGGGTGCGAACGTCAATGAAAAGGATGAACTCGGGAACACGCCTCtgcattatgcaataaaaaactGTGTATTGTTCaagaatatgaattcaaaatacgTCTGTACAGAGAGTAACAAATTTGTCGACCTCTGGATCATCGAGAAACTGTTGCTACACAATGCTGAGGTTAacgccaaaaatattttacaacagacTCCTCTATATCTGGCTGTGGAAGTTGGAAATCTACATCTTGTTAGAATCCTTCTTAATAAGGGAGCATCAACACATGTTTACGATACCAGGTATGGTTTTACTCCTTTACATTTAGCATTAGACAGACGAACGATAAATCTAGCTATTGTATTTGAGCTTTTAAGTCATGGAGCCAAAACTAATTCCAGGAGCATATATTCTATCACACCTTGGCAGCTTGCAATACAGAAATACTTTTCTTCTCCTTGGTGGGAatatgaaaatgctaaaattctgaTCAAAACTTTTGTCTTGTTTACAAACGAATACCGTACATTTCGAATGCCGAGTGCAACACCCAGAACTGTGAGCTTAGTACGCTTTTATCACAAATGCACTTTTGAAGCTGATATCATGAAATCAGATGTTATTGCTTTGAAGTACACAGTTTACGATTTTGTTACTAAAAAACACGATGAAATGAACTGGAATAGTGGATATCCTGAAAGGAAGGCTTACGATTATGTATTCCATAATCTGAAGAAGGGAATATATGCTGTTTATGTTGTCGAGATTTTGAACAGGATCGGAAGATCATATTTGactgaagaatttataaaaaccaaAGTTTATGCGAAGGGTAGGAGGAATCAACAGAAAGTGTGTTTGAAATCTATTCATTTGCAGCAAATATCATTGTATTTGTCGCTTACAGACATATTCAATTTCATTCTCGCAAAATCAAAATGCAATTGGTTCAATACAAGTAATGGCTTCTTACAGAGAAGCATTCTGcgtgtatttcatacatttagtCCAAATCTTATAAATACTACTTTTGTTTTAcggatattataa